Proteins from a genomic interval of Cryptococcus neoformans var. grubii H99 chromosome 8, complete sequence:
- a CDS encoding plasma-membrane proton-efflux P-type ATPase — protein sequence MGLTNRKNHKKDPEAGDPETEAKRQEEDKKKKYSGEEYDVLLKYVADQQEKIKKGGGDDEKEDEENVKYIRKWYTPWKKTKVETGGKKVPPDWLGTDRQKGLSSSEIEERRKHSGWNELESPNENQFLKFISYFRGPILYVMELAVILAAGLRDWIDFGVIIGILFLNAGVGWYQEKQAGDIVAQLKAGIALKADVIRDGKEQEIEARELVPGDILVLEEGKTIAADAKIIGDYEDKDGSKSKDILDRVEKSKHSKGGDDDDEDDGPDKGPSLCSVDQSAITGESLAVDKFIGDVAYYTCGVKRGKCFGVVTVSAKGSFVGRTASLVSSSNEKGHFQIVLGGIGTTLLVMVIAFIFAVWIGGFFRGTGIATPRENNLLVYALIFFIIGVPVGLPVVTTTTLAVGAAYLAKRKAIVQKLTAIESLAGVDILCSDKTGTLTANKLSLNEPYIAPDVDPNWFMAVAVLASSHNVLGLDPIDKVTIVGLKDYPKAQEMLKGGWKTHKFTPFDPVSKRITAEVEKEGKHYTCAKGAPNAILKLAKFAPDTVSAYRAQSQQFASRGFRSLGVAVKEEGKDWELLGMLCMFDPPRVDTAKTIGEAHDLGIQVKMLTGDAVAIAKETCKQLGLKTNVYDSEKLIGGGMAGSDIRDFVEAADGFAEVFPEHKYQVVNLLQERGHLTAMTGDGVNDAPSLKKADCGIAVEGASDAARTAADVVFLDEGLSTIITAIKVARQIFHRMKAYIIYRIALCVHLEVYLMLSILILNETIRVDLVVFLAIFADVATIAIAYDRAPYAHQPVEWQLPKVWIISTIMGLLLAAGTWIIRATLWIDNGGIVQNFGSTQEILFLEVALTESWVIFITRLAQEPGTPNVWPSFQLVAAVIGVDALATIFALFGWISGDAPHGGWTDVVTVVKIWCFSFGVVIIILLVYLMLNSIRWLDHIGRKSRSKKNEKLENFLTDLQRLTIVHETDHNGSYYRFASKKEEEESGDNGKKDDKKDEAKSADTKKQESNAKKGDDEKKKDDDGGKKGATGGDKGLSDQTGKGHEHAQAQGKGANEVQPDGTQPKPDDQSSEGTHVDPN from the exons ATGGGGTTGACGAACCGCAAGAACCACAAGAAGGATCCAGAGGCTGGTGATCCGGAAACAGAGGCTAAGCgtcaggaggaggacaaaaagaaga AGTACTCCGGTGAAGAATATGATGTGCTTTTGAAATATGTTGCAGATCAGcaagaaaagatcaagaaaGGGGggggtgatgatgagaaggaagatgaagagaacgTCAAGTATATCAGGAAGTGGTACACCCCCTGGAAAAAGACGAAGGTGGAGACAGGAGGCAAGAAA GTGCCGCCAGATTGGCTCGGGACCGACCGGCAGAAGggcctttcttcttcggagATTGAAGAACGTAGGAAGCACTCTGGCTGGAATGAACTTGAATC ACCAAACGAAAACCAATTCCTCAAATTCATCTCCTACTTCAGAGGGCCCATCCTTTATGTTATGGAACTCGCCGTTATTTTGGCTGCAGGTCTTCGAGACTGGATTGATTTCGGAGTCATCATAG GTATTCT GTTCCTAAATGCTGGTGTTGGCTGGTACCAGGAGAA ACAAGCCGGAGACATCGTAGCTCAATTGAAGGCTGGAATTGCCCTCAAAGCGGATGTCATTCGAGATGGGAAGGAGCAAGAAATTGAGGCGCGAGAGCTTGTTCCCGGTGACATTTTGGTTCTCGAAGAAGGCAAGACGATCGCCGCTGATGCGAAG ATTATTGGTGACTATGAAGACAAAGATGGTTCCAAG TCGAAGGACATCCTTGATCGCGTGGAAAAGTCGAAGCATTCTAAGGGAggtgatgacgatgatgaggacgatggACCGGACAAGGGCCCATCTCTCTGTTCCGTTGACCAGTCTGCTATTACTGGAGAATCTCTCGCTGTGGACAAGTTTATCGGTGATGTCGCTTACTACACGTGTGGTGTGAAGCGTGGCAAGTGCTTTGGAGTCGTCACTGTTAGCGCCAAAGGAAGTTTTGTCGGTAGGACTGCCTCTCTCGTGTCCA GTTCCAATGAAAAGGGTCATTTCCAGATTGTCCTCGGTGGCATTGGTACGAC ACTCTTAGTTATGGTCATtgccttcatcttcgctgTCTGGATTGGTGGTTTCTTCCGAGGAACTGGTATCGCTACCCCTAGAGAGAACAATCTTCTCGTTTATGCCCTTATCTTCTTTATCATTGGTGTGCCTGTCGGTCTTCCTGTCGTCACGACTACTACTCTTGCCGTCGGTGCTGCTTACCTCGCCAAACGAAAGGCTATCGTCCAGAAGCTTACCGCTATCGAGTCTCTGGCTGGTGTCGACATACTTTGTTCCGACAAAACTGGTACCCTTACTGCCAACAAGCTTTCCTTAAACGAACCATATATAGCGCCCGATGTCGACCCCAATTGGTTCATGGCCGTTGCTGttctcgcttcttctcacAACGTTCTCGGTCTTGACCCTATTGACAAGGTCACGATCGTCGGCTTGAAGGACTACCCCAAAGCTCAAGAGATGCTCAAGGGCGGATGGAAGACTCACAAATTCACTCCTTTCGATCCTGTCTCCAAGCGAATCACTGCCgaagttgagaaggagggcaaGCACTACACTTGCGCTAAGGGTGCTCCCAACGCCATTTTGAAACTTGCTAAGTTCGCCCCTGACACTGTGTCGGCCTACCGAGCCCAATCTCAACAATTTGCTTCTCGTGGTTTCCGAAGTTTGGGTGTCGCggtcaaggaagaaggcaaagacTGGGAATTACTCGGTATGCTTTGTATGTTCGACCCCCCTCGTGTCGACACTGCCAAG ACTATCGGGGAAGCTCATGACCTTGGTATCCAAGTCAAGATGCTTACTGGTGACGCCGTCGCTATCGCCAAGGAAACTTGTAAACAGCTCGGCCTCAAAACCAATGTTTACGACTCTGAGAAACTCattggtggtggtatggCTGGTTCTGACATCCGAGACTTTGTTGAAGCGGCGGACGGTTTCGCCGAAGTCTTCCCCGAACACAAGTACCAGGTCGTCAACCTTTTGCAGGAACGTGGCCACTTAACTGCTATGACAGGTGATGGTGTCAATGATGCTCCTAGTTTGAAAAAGGCCGACTGTGGTATTGCTGTCGAAGGTGCCAGTGACGCCGCTAGGACTGCTGCCGATGTTGTCTTCCTCGACGAAGGTCTTTCTACTATCATCACTGCCATTAAGGTTGCGCGACAGATTTTCCACCGAATGAAAGCGTATATTATTTATCG TATTGCTCTTTGTGTCCACCTTGAAGTGTATCTGATGCTTTCCATCCTTATTCTTAATGAGACTATTCGTGTCGACCTCGTTGtcttccttgccatctTTGCCGATGTCGCTACCATCGCTATTGCCTATGACCGAGCTCCTTACGCTCACCAGCCTGTTGAATGGCAGTTGCCCAAGGTCTGGATCATCTCAACCATTATgggtcttcttctcgcgGCGGGTACTTGGATCATTCGAGCTACTCTATGGATTGATAACGGAGGTATCGTCCAGAACTTTGGCTCTACTCAGGAAATTCTCTTCTTGGAAGTTGCGTTGACCGAAAGCTGGGTTATTT TCATCACTCGACTGGCTCAAGAGCCTGGTACCCCCAACGTCTGGCCTTCATTCCAGCTTGTGGCTGCAGTCATTGGTGTCGATGCCCTGGCTACCATTTTCGCCCTTTTCGGTTGGATTTCTGGTGATGCTCCTCATGGCGGTTGGACCGACGTTGTCACAGTTGTCAAGATCTGGTGCTTCAGTTTCGGTGTTgttatcatcatcctcctcgtct ACCTCATGCTTAACTCAATCCGCTGGCTCGACCACATCGGCCGCAAGAGCCGatccaagaagaatgagaagCTTGAAAACTTCCTCACCGATCTTCAGCGTCTCACCATCGTGCACGAAACTGATCACAACGGTTCCTACTACCGATTCGCCTCtaagaaggaggaggaggagagcgGCGACAACGGAAAGAAGGAcgacaagaaggatgaagcCAAGTCTGCTGACACTAAGAAGCAGGAAAGTAATGCAAAGAAGGGGGacgatgagaagaagaaggatgacgaCGGGGGAAAAAAGGGCGCTACCGGCGGAGACAAGGGGTTGAGCGACCAGACGGGTAAGGGCCATGAGCATGCCCAAGCTCAGGGTAAGGGGGCGAACGAGGTTCAGCCAGATGGCACTCAGCCGAAACCGGATGATCAGAGCAGTGAGGGGACGCATGTTGATCCCAATTAG